A genomic stretch from Lathyrus oleraceus cultivar Zhongwan6 chromosome 2, CAAS_Psat_ZW6_1.0, whole genome shotgun sequence includes:
- the LOC127121213 gene encoding OVARIAN TUMOR DOMAIN-containing deubiquitinating enzyme 3, translating to MAQKLLNEENNILKQLRDGTAKFEIVSSPVPSVVSPFNPNSSFFGAGSSSTLFFARIGSSIGRQSAAMKKLERFSVHKVTGDGRCLFRALVKGMAYNKGVALNQREERENADELRMAVKEAICENVGDRKLYEEAIIAFTVDEPLQRYCRRIVQPDFWGGESELLVLSKLCKQPIIVYIPEHEHSGGVRGSGFIPIAEYGSEFVKGSSRKAVRLLFSGKNHYDLLL from the exons ATGGCGCAAAAGCTTCTCAACG AGGAGAATAATATTCTTAAGCAATTGAGAGATGGTACAGCAAAATTTGAGATTGTTTCTTCACCAGTTCCCTCCGTTGTTTCTCCCTTTAATCCCAATTCAAGCTTCTTCGGAGCTGGAAGTTCTAGCACTCTCTTTTTCGCTAGAATTGGTTCATCCAT TGGTCGACAGTCGGCAGCAATGAAGAAACTTGAACGTTTTTCTGTTCACAAGGTTACAGGGGATGGGCGGTGTCTGTTTCGTGCGCTC GTGAAAGGAATGGCTTACAACAAAGGAGTTGCTCTTAACCAACGGGAGGAAAGAGAGAATGCAG ATGAATTAAGAATGGCAGTCAAAGAAGCTATATGTGAAAATGTAGGAGATCGGAAATTATATGAAGAAGCCATCATTGCTTTCACAGTTGATGAGCCTTTACAACG TTACTGCAGGCGGATTGTGCAACCAGATTTCTGGGGAGGAGAATCGGAACTATTG GTATTATCAAAGTTATGTAAGCAGCCAATTATTGTGTACATACCAGAGCATGAG CATAGCGGCGGTGTCCGGGGATCTGGTTTCATTCCCATTGCAGAGTATGGAAGTGAGTTTGTAAAGGGTTCTAGCAGAAAAGCTGTGAGGCTGTTGTTCAGCGGTAAGAACCATTATGACCTTCTGTTATGA